One genomic window of Sporosarcina ureae includes the following:
- a CDS encoding YqhG family protein has protein sequence MHSTEIHTYLHRFFTENDCEILHGNDHYLTVQLTIEMDKKIMNRPFYWRYIESVNEIPNPAQLTLITNMKQLQNGMKGEVIHLGSPRLHQLFRLTKEMGQFVKMYERIVDTNEQLILTPWVGVNYKVSFTSHQTKEMLYSIGINLMTGAVVNEFQETIGMRDLSDQSSEKVFHLPYIITPVRALDRLDTVIIQVIEGEDLTWMEEAEKRWKKDQAVLDYFYEGQDPKPECYEIEKQAMEERFKPRITVDVVNGGLFYLK, from the coding sequence ATGCATTCGACAGAAATCCATACGTATCTTCACAGATTCTTCACGGAGAATGACTGTGAAATACTTCATGGAAATGATCATTATTTAACTGTGCAACTAACAATCGAAATGGATAAAAAAATCATGAACCGCCCTTTTTATTGGCGGTATATTGAAAGCGTCAATGAGATACCGAATCCGGCACAGCTCACGCTAATTACCAATATGAAGCAGTTGCAAAACGGAATGAAAGGGGAAGTAATTCATCTGGGATCTCCACGGCTGCATCAATTATTTCGATTGACCAAAGAGATGGGACAGTTCGTGAAAATGTACGAGCGCATAGTAGACACTAACGAACAGCTGATTTTGACTCCGTGGGTGGGTGTAAATTATAAAGTGTCATTCACCAGTCATCAAACGAAGGAGATGTTGTATTCAATAGGTATCAATTTGATGACGGGTGCTGTCGTAAATGAGTTCCAGGAGACGATTGGTATGCGGGATTTATCTGACCAATCGTCTGAAAAAGTATTTCATTTACCTTATATCATCACTCCTGTTCGTGCGCTTGATCGATTGGATACTGTGATCATTCAAGTAATTGAAGGTGAAGACCTTACGTGGATGGAGGAAGCAGAAAAGAGATGGAAGAAAGACCAAGCGGTATTAGATTATTTTTATGAAGGACAAGATCCTAAACCTGAATGTTATGAGATAGAGAAGCAAGCAATGGAAGAACGTTTTAAACCCAGGATTACGGTGGATGTTGTGAATGGCGGGTTATTTTATTTGAAATAG
- a CDS encoding sensor histidine kinase has product MIRLYLKERASWILFFIFSQLLVLAMGYLDTSIPLLSTVYIAFISCLSFVIFIVMRYEKESRFYKRLETLEPSFDLTAIPEANSPFEAIVSNRMSEQIQEFKHQLDQLQISVEQEKDDMLNWIHEVKTPLTTLQLMIDRTDPVLRSQLMYEWLRIHLLLDQQLHLKRIPFIQNDLYIEKTDVRKLLFQEIKSLRQWCMQKRVGFDVSLETEEVLTDAKWLGFIIRQLLANAVKYSENADISIQSTSKDGITTLTIEDVGQGIASRDLSRIFDKGFTGTANHQNHAATGMGLYLAKQVAESLLITIVVESTVGEGTRFSLIFAMENELIRIARM; this is encoded by the coding sequence ATGATTCGGTTATATCTTAAGGAACGTGCTAGTTGGATACTGTTCTTCATCTTCTCGCAACTGCTCGTTCTAGCAATGGGCTATTTGGACACAAGTATTCCGCTTTTGTCTACTGTCTATATTGCATTCATTTCCTGTTTATCTTTCGTTATTTTTATAGTCATGCGTTATGAAAAAGAATCGAGATTCTATAAACGCTTAGAAACATTAGAACCATCATTTGATCTAACTGCAATACCTGAAGCTAACAGCCCTTTCGAAGCCATTGTCTCAAACAGGATGTCCGAACAAATTCAAGAGTTTAAACACCAGTTGGATCAATTGCAAATTAGTGTAGAACAAGAGAAAGATGACATGTTGAATTGGATACATGAAGTGAAAACACCGCTGACAACGTTGCAATTAATGATAGATCGCACGGATCCTGTGCTCCGATCCCAGTTAATGTACGAGTGGCTTCGGATTCATCTATTACTTGACCAACAACTACATCTAAAGCGCATCCCATTCATCCAAAATGATTTATATATCGAAAAGACAGATGTGCGGAAGTTGCTATTTCAAGAGATAAAATCGTTAAGACAATGGTGTATGCAAAAGCGTGTTGGTTTTGATGTATCATTGGAAACAGAAGAAGTATTGACTGATGCCAAATGGCTTGGCTTCATTATCAGGCAGTTGCTGGCGAATGCGGTGAAATACAGCGAGAATGCGGACATAAGTATCCAGAGCACTAGTAAGGATGGAATCACTACGCTAACGATCGAAGATGTTGGGCAAGGAATTGCTTCAAGGGACTTGTCTCGTATATTCGATAAAGGCTTCACTGGAACAGCAAACCATCAAAATCATGCTGCCACGGGAATGGGGTTGTACTTAGCAAAACAGGTAGCAGAATCCCTCCTGATTACGATTGTAGTAGAGTCAACAGTAGGAGAAGGTACGCGGTTCTCTTTGATTTTTGCGATGGAAAACGAATTGATTCGAATAGCGCGTATGTAG
- a CDS encoding DEAD/DEAH box helicase — translation MLIERSSSWREGFIQRLENHEPWNNSVLYNMSYDITKNNLITDFTGLQSLAYLPNVKPLPHQIKAAERVIEQMNGKAILADEVGLGKTIEAGLIIKEYLLRGLVKKVLILVPASLVNQWVEELYTKFHIPALLYKKNYELDYVDVVVMSMDTAKRSPHKEKVFAQDYDLIIVDEAHKLKNHQTISYEFVQSLKKKFCLLLTATPIQNDTFELFYLVTLLKQGHLGNYDEFSSVFSAKNRDEERDSYLKELVSQVMVRNRRQDTGVEWSTRKIHTVPITFTDNERQAYTAISNLKQISPVFSDAFSTMTLQREMCSSPEATMGTLRKKLQECKQVEEVSYVENVIEQLEKLSIHSKAKKAAELIIQANEKVIIFTEYRMTQLYLSDYLYANGISNVIFNGKLSKSSREWIKHLFKSQAQVLIATESGAEGINLQFCHHVINYDLPWNPMKLEQRIGRVHRLGQEHDVQIYNLAVKETIDDHVMKVLQGKIETFEQVVGQLDDILEMKEQSV, via the coding sequence ATGCTAATTGAAAGATCTTCTTCTTGGAGAGAAGGATTTATTCAACGACTTGAAAACCATGAACCATGGAATAATTCGGTGCTGTATAACATGAGCTATGACATCACGAAAAATAACTTAATCACTGATTTTACTGGATTGCAGTCACTTGCTTACTTACCAAACGTAAAACCGTTACCTCATCAAATAAAAGCGGCTGAACGAGTGATTGAACAGATGAATGGTAAAGCGATTTTAGCGGATGAGGTAGGGCTTGGTAAGACTATTGAAGCAGGCCTGATTATTAAAGAATATTTGCTGAGAGGACTTGTGAAAAAAGTACTGATATTAGTACCCGCTTCTCTCGTTAATCAATGGGTGGAAGAGCTATATACGAAATTCCACATCCCTGCGCTGTTGTACAAAAAGAATTACGAGCTCGATTATGTGGACGTAGTAGTCATGAGTATGGACACTGCTAAACGCAGTCCACATAAGGAGAAAGTATTCGCGCAAGACTATGATTTGATTATCGTAGATGAAGCGCATAAATTAAAAAACCATCAGACGATCAGTTATGAATTTGTACAAAGCTTGAAGAAGAAATTTTGTTTATTGCTTACAGCAACACCGATCCAAAATGATACGTTTGAATTGTTTTATCTGGTGACGCTACTTAAACAAGGTCATTTAGGAAACTATGATGAGTTTTCATCAGTATTTTCTGCTAAAAACCGTGATGAAGAACGAGATAGTTATTTAAAGGAACTAGTTAGCCAAGTCATGGTACGTAACAGGCGCCAAGACACGGGTGTGGAATGGTCTACACGAAAGATTCATACAGTTCCTATCACATTTACGGACAATGAAAGGCAGGCCTACACAGCTATATCCAATCTGAAACAAATATCCCCGGTATTTTCAGATGCATTTTCCACGATGACTTTACAAAGGGAAATGTGTAGTAGCCCTGAAGCCACCATGGGCACATTAAGGAAAAAACTGCAGGAATGTAAGCAAGTGGAAGAAGTCTCATATGTAGAAAATGTCATCGAACAATTGGAAAAGTTGTCGATTCATTCAAAAGCTAAAAAGGCAGCCGAATTAATTATACAAGCGAACGAAAAGGTGATTATTTTCACTGAATATCGCATGACGCAATTATATTTGAGTGACTATTTGTATGCGAACGGTATATCGAATGTCATTTTCAACGGTAAGTTAAGCAAAAGCAGCCGGGAGTGGATTAAACATTTATTTAAGTCACAAGCGCAAGTGCTAATTGCGACAGAGTCTGGAGCAGAGGGAATTAACCTACAATTTTGCCATCATGTCATCAATTATGATCTCCCTTGGAATCCAATGAAATTAGAACAACGGATTGGTCGTGTTCATCGATTAGGACAAGAACACGATGTACAGATTTATAATTTGGCTGTAAAAGAAACAATTGATGACCATGTGATGAAAGTGCTGCAAGGAAAGATTGAGACGTTCGAACAAGTAGTAGGCCAACTAGATGATATTTTGGAAATGAAAGAACAGTCTGTGTGA
- a CDS encoding vWA domain-containing protein, protein MKRSKIIRDHRSVLNTDAFDKRRFKELFEMSDGLQKVCEEGQLPTTEALLGDVWAALYKMKPRILLERINPALKPNKTMIEKLMKDEHFEEYRNFTRLDDLAATVCTIKLIEKVNLWLAEAKAMDEELLKKMEAVEALQDDVPVEQLNRQQDEIEDGPVQELADASDKLNEQLEFTFETNGERFLQAIDEAVEESIKVKDSLISLMGGSSAGKGDAELKKVPLREQLAVADQVAMDPKMQEIAEWAGRFQEVAREKQKTNYVEAIERRGVTIGNEMERLLPMELGLYSNDSTKKDFLRRFAEGNTMQFEQKKRENLGKGPIIFCLDQSGSMKLLDNQSKGFILALLSIAKKQSRDLCVLLFSTTIQKEVFTKGKITSNELARLARTFLGGGTDFTLSLQAALEVIEDSTFKHADVIFVSDGEDEISESFLIEFNEKKKQKEFNVLTLAIGKDTVVAESFSDRVLHITDFDDEGSFIAFEI, encoded by the coding sequence GTTTGCAAAAGGTCTGTGAGGAAGGACAATTACCTACTACGGAAGCGCTGCTTGGCGATGTCTGGGCAGCATTATATAAAATGAAACCACGAATTTTACTTGAGCGAATAAATCCAGCACTGAAACCGAATAAGACCATGATAGAAAAGCTAATGAAAGATGAACATTTTGAAGAATATAGAAACTTTACTCGATTGGACGATTTGGCCGCAACTGTCTGTACCATAAAGTTGATTGAGAAAGTCAATCTATGGCTCGCGGAAGCAAAAGCTATGGATGAAGAGTTACTGAAGAAAATGGAAGCCGTAGAAGCGCTACAAGATGATGTGCCGGTTGAACAGTTGAATCGACAACAGGACGAAATAGAAGATGGACCTGTCCAAGAATTAGCCGATGCTTCTGATAAGTTAAATGAACAGCTAGAATTTACATTTGAAACGAATGGCGAACGATTTTTGCAAGCAATCGATGAAGCGGTTGAAGAATCGATCAAAGTAAAAGACAGCCTGATTTCTCTGATGGGTGGGAGCAGTGCAGGTAAAGGGGACGCAGAGTTAAAGAAAGTGCCATTGCGTGAACAACTTGCAGTGGCAGATCAAGTAGCGATGGATCCCAAAATGCAAGAAATCGCAGAGTGGGCTGGTCGTTTTCAAGAAGTGGCGCGAGAAAAGCAGAAGACGAACTATGTGGAGGCAATCGAGAGGCGTGGCGTTACGATTGGCAATGAAATGGAACGTCTTCTACCGATGGAATTAGGACTCTATTCAAATGACTCAACGAAAAAAGATTTCCTGCGCCGCTTTGCGGAAGGAAACACGATGCAGTTTGAACAGAAGAAGCGAGAGAACCTTGGCAAAGGCCCAATTATTTTTTGTCTTGACCAATCGGGAAGTATGAAGTTGCTTGATAATCAGTCAAAAGGGTTTATCTTGGCGCTGCTATCTATCGCCAAGAAACAAAGCCGGGATTTATGCGTTCTATTATTTTCTACAACTATTCAAAAAGAAGTGTTCACTAAAGGTAAGATCACTTCAAATGAACTTGCACGACTTGCCAGAACGTTTTTGGGTGGGGGAACAGACTTTACACTGTCATTGCAAGCCGCCCTTGAAGTAATAGAAGACAGTACATTCAAACATGCAGATGTCATTTTTGTTAGCGATGGAGAAGACGAGATTAGCGAAAGTTTTCTAATTGAATTCAATGAGAAGAAAAAACAAAAGGAATTCAATGTACTTACTCTAGCAATAGGGAAAGATACAGTTGTCGCAGAATCATTCTCAGACCGTGTCCTTCATATAACCGATTTTGATGACGAAGGAAGTTTTATCGCTTTTGAAATTTAA
- a CDS encoding ABC transporter ATP-binding protein, whose translation MVILQATKIYKTYGNKFNKQEVLSALDLNIQKGEFVSIMGASGSGKTTLLNVLSSIDRVSQGTISIEGQNLNNMKEKQMAEFRKRHLGFIFQDYNLLDTLTVKENILLPLSVQKVPRKLANEKFLAVAEELGISEIATKYPNEISGGQKQRTSAARAFIHDPSIIFADEPTGALDSKAASDLLNKLSDLHTKRNASIIMVTHDPLAASFSERVVFIKDGQIYTQLNKGDQTRNEFFNDIIKTQGVLGGVQHDA comes from the coding sequence ATGGTAATCTTACAAGCAACGAAAATCTATAAGACATACGGCAATAAATTCAATAAACAAGAAGTATTAAGTGCACTGGATCTAAACATACAAAAAGGTGAATTCGTCAGCATCATGGGGGCATCGGGCTCGGGAAAAACGACTCTACTGAACGTACTTTCATCCATTGACCGCGTCAGCCAGGGGACGATCAGCATAGAAGGGCAGAACCTTAACAACATGAAAGAAAAGCAAATGGCGGAATTTCGAAAACGTCATCTGGGCTTCATCTTTCAGGACTATAACCTACTCGACACGTTAACAGTAAAAGAAAACATACTACTTCCATTATCTGTGCAGAAAGTGCCTAGAAAATTAGCCAATGAAAAATTCCTTGCAGTGGCGGAGGAATTGGGTATTTCAGAAATTGCTACTAAATATCCAAATGAAATCTCGGGTGGACAAAAGCAAAGAACGTCTGCCGCACGAGCATTCATACATGATCCGAGCATCATTTTTGCGGATGAACCAACAGGCGCTCTTGACTCAAAGGCGGCATCCGATTTGTTGAACAAATTAAGTGATCTCCATACGAAACGAAATGCCTCTATCATTATGGTCACTCATGACCCTCTTGCCGCAAGTTTTAGTGAGCGTGTCGTGTTCATCAAAGACGGACAAATTTATACGCAACTGAATAAAGGAGACCAAACGCGGAACGAATTTTTCAATGATATTATCAAAACGCAAGGTGTACTGGGTGGTGTGCAACATGACGCTTAA
- a CDS encoding response regulator transcription factor, protein MFTIMLIEDDQTLFEEIKERLTQWSYSVAGIRDFGSVLQEFTEIKPDLVIIDIQLPKFDGFHWCRMIRTHSNVPIIFLSSRDHPTDMVMSMQLGADDFVQKPFHFDVLIAKIQAILRRVYSYSTDQTLEVKTWCGAAVDFVKGTLTNEKGTIELTKNEIYILKVLIERKNEIVSREEIITGLWDDERFVSDNTLTVNVNRLRKRIAEIDLVDVIETKVGQGYMAKGEQL, encoded by the coding sequence TTGTTTACAATTATGTTGATTGAAGATGATCAAACATTATTTGAAGAAATAAAAGAACGTTTAACGCAATGGTCCTACTCGGTGGCGGGAATCCGGGATTTTGGGAGTGTACTGCAAGAATTCACGGAAATCAAACCGGATCTTGTCATCATCGACATCCAATTACCAAAGTTCGATGGATTTCATTGGTGTAGGATGATCCGAACGCATTCAAACGTCCCAATTATTTTCTTGTCTTCACGTGATCATCCGACTGATATGGTGATGTCGATGCAACTCGGAGCCGACGATTTCGTTCAAAAGCCATTTCACTTTGATGTATTGATTGCAAAAATCCAAGCGATCTTACGCCGTGTGTATAGCTATAGTACTGATCAGACATTGGAAGTGAAAACGTGGTGTGGTGCCGCAGTGGATTTTGTGAAAGGTACGCTCACCAATGAAAAAGGGACTATTGAGTTGACGAAAAATGAAATATACATCTTGAAAGTATTGATAGAAAGAAAGAATGAAATTGTATCAAGAGAAGAAATCATCACCGGTCTTTGGGATGATGAACGATTTGTCAGCGATAATACGCTGACAGTCAACGTGAACCGTTTGCGTAAACGGATTGCGGAAATCGACTTGGTAGATGTGATCGAAACAAAAGTGGGGCAAGGGTATATGGCGAAGGGAGAACAATTATGA